A part of Pararoseomonas sp. SCSIO 73927 genomic DNA contains:
- a CDS encoding ABC transporter substrate-binding protein, giving the protein MTHLSRRLLLSAPALLAAPHLARAQSRPARFAMTWIPNVQYAGLWIALDRGWLKGDEFGWVQGGPNAPASAVTVAGGGAEMGEIQLLPFLDAVSRGNDFVLLAAVFQRSPLGILSLPGKPIRTAADLPGKKLLVQGPNERTAVDAVVKLNNLPSAPEFVPAGFSPEPLLARAGDGYTAFETNQVITLEKMGMTRDKDFHFLSFDALKYRSYASMVFTTRRYLEAERATVVKFLSGVARGWAENKDPAVGARLAVRTYGRDLGLDLDQQTRQNTVQNSFLQSPENPSQPLLSLDRAVLEGPMMEAVRATGRTNVPPVERFCDFTVMEEVHRGLRQG; this is encoded by the coding sequence ATGACCCACCTCTCCCGCCGCCTCCTCCTCAGCGCCCCGGCCCTGCTGGCTGCGCCCCACCTCGCCCGCGCACAGTCACGGCCGGCGCGCTTCGCCATGACCTGGATCCCGAACGTCCAGTACGCCGGGCTCTGGATCGCGCTCGACCGCGGGTGGTTGAAGGGGGATGAGTTCGGCTGGGTACAGGGCGGCCCGAACGCCCCGGCCTCCGCCGTGACGGTGGCGGGCGGCGGCGCGGAGATGGGCGAGATCCAGCTCCTGCCCTTCCTCGACGCCGTGTCGCGCGGGAACGACTTCGTACTGCTGGCGGCGGTGTTCCAGCGCTCGCCGCTCGGCATCCTCTCCCTACCGGGCAAGCCGATCCGGACCGCGGCGGACCTGCCGGGCAAGAAGCTGCTTGTGCAGGGGCCGAACGAGCGCACGGCGGTGGACGCGGTGGTGAAGCTGAACAACCTGCCCTCCGCGCCGGAATTCGTGCCCGCCGGCTTCTCGCCGGAGCCGCTGCTGGCGCGCGCCGGCGACGGCTACACGGCCTTCGAGACGAACCAGGTCATCACCCTCGAGAAGATGGGGATGACGCGCGACAAGGATTTCCACTTCCTCTCCTTCGACGCGCTGAAGTACCGCTCATACGCCAGCATGGTCTTTACCACGCGCCGGTACCTGGAGGCGGAGCGGGCGACGGTGGTGAAGTTCCTCTCCGGCGTCGCGCGCGGCTGGGCGGAGAACAAGGACCCGGCGGTCGGCGCGCGGCTGGCGGTGCGGACCTACGGGCGGGACCTCGGCCTCGACCTGGACCAGCAGACCCGGCAGAACACGGTGCAGAACTCCTTCCTGCAGTCGCCGGAGAACCCGTCCCAGCCGCTCCTCTCGCTGGACCGCGCCGTGCTCGAGGGACCGATGATGGAGGCGGTGCGCGCCACCGGCCGCACCAACGTTCCGCCGGTGGAGCGCTTCTGCGACTTCACGGTGATGGAGGAGGTCCATCGCGGCCTCCGCCAGGGCTGA
- the gltX gene encoding glutamate--tRNA ligase — MTVRTRFAPSPTGYLHIGGARTALFNYLFARHHGGQYLLRIEDTDRARSTPEAVQQIKDSLDWLGLNPDEEPVMQTSREARHAEVARQLLAEGKAYQAYDTAEELVAMRERAQAEGRPPRYDGNWRDRNPSEAPAGARPVIRIKAPREGETVVNDLVQGEVRVQNSELDDMIILRSDGTPTYLHAVVVDDHDMAITHVIRGDDHLTNTFRQIMVYDAMGWERPHFAHIPLIHGADGAKLSKRHGAVGALEFRDQGFLPDAVCNYLLRLGWGHGDEEFVPRDRAIELFDLKDVGRAASRMDYAKLSHLNGQYIRAAAADALLAPVLGRLGEVTGEQRARVAALVPDLQPRARTLVEMADGARFALAERPLKYEPKAAEALDHPEVRDRLSRLSKALSGTGWERAGLDGALRAFAEAEGVKLGQVAQPLRAALTGSLQSPPIDAVLAALGKEESLARIGDAAEGVSLVGA, encoded by the coding sequence ATGACCGTCCGCACGCGCTTCGCTCCCTCCCCTACCGGCTACCTGCATATCGGCGGGGCCCGGACCGCGCTGTTCAACTACCTCTTCGCCCGCCACCACGGCGGCCAGTACCTGCTGCGGATCGAGGACACGGACCGCGCCCGCTCCACCCCGGAAGCCGTGCAGCAGATCAAGGACAGCCTGGACTGGCTGGGGCTGAACCCGGACGAGGAGCCGGTGATGCAGACCTCGCGTGAGGCGCGGCACGCGGAGGTCGCGCGGCAACTCCTGGCCGAGGGCAAAGCCTACCAGGCCTACGACACGGCCGAGGAGCTGGTGGCCATGCGCGAGCGCGCGCAGGCGGAGGGCCGCCCGCCGCGCTACGACGGCAACTGGCGCGACCGCAATCCCTCTGAGGCGCCCGCAGGCGCGAGGCCGGTGATCCGCATCAAGGCCCCGCGGGAGGGTGAGACGGTGGTCAACGACCTCGTCCAGGGCGAAGTCCGGGTCCAGAACTCCGAGCTGGATGACATGATCATCCTCCGCTCCGACGGCACGCCGACCTACCTTCACGCCGTGGTGGTGGACGACCACGACATGGCCATCACCCACGTGATCCGCGGCGACGACCACCTGACGAACACCTTTCGCCAGATCATGGTCTACGACGCGATGGGGTGGGAGCGGCCGCACTTCGCCCATATCCCGCTGATCCACGGCGCGGACGGCGCCAAGCTCTCCAAGCGCCACGGCGCGGTGGGCGCGCTGGAGTTCCGCGACCAGGGCTTCCTGCCGGACGCCGTGTGCAACTACCTGCTGCGCCTGGGCTGGGGCCATGGCGACGAGGAGTTCGTGCCGCGGGACCGCGCGATCGAGCTCTTCGACCTGAAGGATGTCGGCCGCGCCGCCTCCCGCATGGACTACGCCAAGCTGTCGCACCTGAACGGCCAGTACATTCGTGCCGCCGCGGCGGACGCGCTGCTGGCGCCGGTGCTCGGGCGCCTGGGCGAGGTGACGGGGGAGCAGCGCGCCCGGGTGGCCGCGCTCGTCCCCGATCTGCAGCCCCGCGCGCGCACCCTGGTGGAGATGGCCGACGGCGCCCGCTTCGCCCTGGCCGAGCGCCCGCTGAAGTACGAGCCGAAGGCCGCCGAGGCGCTGGACCATCCGGAGGTTCGCGACCGCCTCTCCCGGCTCTCCAAGGCCCTGTCCGGCACGGGCTGGGAGCGGGCCGGGCTGGACGGGGCCCTGCGCGCCTTCGCGGAGGCCGAGGGCGTGAAGCTCGGGCAGGTCGCCCAGCCGCTGCGCGCGGCGCTGACGGGCAGCCTGCAATCCCCGCCGATTGACGCCGTGCTGGCCGCCCTGGGGAAGGAGGAAAGCCTTGCCCGGATCGGTGACGCGGCCGAAGGCGTCTCGCTCGTCGGGGCCTGA
- a CDS encoding ComEC/Rec2 family competence protein: protein MSAHAGPAPIAAPAIPLAERAWGWVAAEWGRWPLWLPIAMGAGVFAYFGLLSEPGLAWLALPLPLLAASLLLRGGRPLLAAALALLGAATLGFAAALLHARLAPPMPDLPRTAAIVTGRVIALDLLPEGRRVTLDAPRVNDGPALDRHLRIRLRANDPTPVQPGDTVSLRALVRPPAPPAYPGAFDLQRNAWFSGLGGSGFALNVADILQRQDPPLFAGLRAAIEARITAALPGATGTVAAALLTGSQSGIPAPTLAALRDSGLAHLLSVSGLHVAIVIGIGFAVSRLAIAAIPWLALRIDSKGGAALAGLALGAAYTLLTGSGVPMLRAFAMAALATLAILTGRRALSLRALALAAGAVILLNPAAVTGPSFQMSFAAVLALIGAAVAMRGPMQALKGRGWHGKLAVAVLGLVATSIVAGAATTPFGLHHFGRLQLYGVAANAVAVPLTSFLVMPAGLLALLLMPFGLEGPALAAMGWGVEGTILTGQVVSSWPGAALTAPPIPAWGLGLFTLGLCWLLLWRLPWRWAGVPVMVAGLLSGPAVTPPDLLVAADGRMLALTTPAGVAVERGSGANRLTRESWLRSWGEDDAAPLPREGEAPGITCTALSCLLRPRADGTAAILLRQPPREPRPRRGPAPPPPVVHADAGCGRAAVIVSLEPIRGRCRDTPKVDRFSVWRDGAHAIWLGREGATILSDRAHRGDRPWVPPVPTPRAQPQEEPPAETE from the coding sequence ATGTCCGCTCATGCAGGCCCGGCCCCGATCGCCGCCCCCGCCATCCCCCTCGCCGAGCGAGCCTGGGGATGGGTGGCGGCCGAATGGGGCCGATGGCCTCTCTGGCTGCCGATCGCCATGGGTGCCGGCGTATTCGCCTATTTCGGGCTCCTGTCTGAACCGGGCCTCGCCTGGCTCGCCCTTCCCCTGCCACTCCTCGCCGCCTCGCTCCTGCTGCGGGGAGGCCGGCCTCTTCTCGCCGCTGCCCTGGCCCTGCTCGGCGCCGCGACGCTCGGCTTCGCGGCCGCCCTCCTTCACGCCCGGTTGGCGCCGCCCATGCCGGACCTGCCGCGCACCGCCGCCATCGTCACCGGCCGCGTCATCGCGCTGGACCTGCTGCCGGAGGGCCGGCGCGTCACGTTGGACGCCCCGCGCGTCAACGACGGCCCGGCGCTGGACCGCCATCTCCGCATCCGCCTGCGCGCCAATGATCCCACGCCCGTCCAGCCCGGCGACACGGTGTCCTTGCGCGCCCTGGTGCGCCCGCCGGCGCCGCCCGCCTATCCCGGCGCCTTCGACCTGCAGCGCAACGCCTGGTTCTCCGGCCTCGGTGGCTCCGGCTTCGCGCTGAACGTGGCGGACATCCTGCAGCGGCAGGACCCGCCCCTCTTCGCCGGGCTGCGCGCGGCCATTGAGGCCCGGATCACCGCCGCCCTGCCAGGTGCCACGGGCACCGTCGCGGCGGCGCTCCTCACCGGATCCCAGTCCGGCATCCCTGCGCCGACCCTCGCCGCGCTGCGCGATTCCGGGCTGGCGCACCTCCTCTCCGTCTCCGGGCTGCACGTGGCGATCGTGATCGGGATCGGCTTCGCCGTGTCGCGGCTCGCGATCGCCGCGATCCCCTGGCTGGCGCTGCGGATCGATTCGAAGGGCGGCGCGGCGCTGGCCGGGCTGGCGCTGGGGGCCGCTTATACCCTGCTCACCGGCTCCGGCGTGCCGATGCTGCGCGCCTTCGCCATGGCGGCCCTGGCGACGCTCGCCATCCTGACGGGACGGCGCGCCCTGTCCTTGCGCGCGCTGGCCCTGGCTGCCGGCGCGGTGATCCTGCTGAACCCGGCGGCGGTCACCGGGCCCTCCTTCCAGATGTCCTTTGCCGCCGTTCTCGCCCTGATCGGCGCGGCGGTGGCCATGCGCGGCCCGATGCAGGCGCTGAAGGGCCGGGGTTGGCATGGGAAGCTGGCCGTGGCGGTGCTCGGGCTGGTCGCCACCTCCATCGTCGCCGGGGCGGCCACCACACCTTTCGGGCTGCACCATTTCGGGCGCCTCCAGCTCTACGGCGTGGCGGCGAACGCGGTGGCGGTGCCGCTCACCTCCTTCCTCGTCATGCCGGCCGGGCTTCTGGCGCTACTTCTCATGCCCTTTGGCCTGGAAGGCCCGGCGCTGGCCGCGATGGGGTGGGGTGTGGAGGGGACCATCCTCACCGGGCAGGTCGTCTCCTCCTGGCCCGGCGCCGCGCTGACGGCACCGCCCATTCCGGCCTGGGGGTTGGGGCTTTTCACCCTCGGCCTGTGCTGGTTGCTGCTCTGGCGCCTGCCCTGGCGGTGGGCCGGGGTGCCGGTGATGGTGGCGGGGCTGCTCTCCGGCCCCGCCGTCACGCCGCCCGACCTGCTGGTGGCCGCGGATGGCCGGATGCTGGCCCTGACGACGCCCGCCGGGGTCGCCGTGGAGCGAGGTTCCGGCGCCAACCGCCTCACCCGGGAATCCTGGCTGCGAAGCTGGGGCGAGGACGATGCCGCCCCACTGCCGCGGGAGGGCGAGGCGCCCGGCATCACCTGCACCGCGCTGTCCTGCCTTCTTCGGCCGCGGGCGGACGGCACCGCCGCCATCCTCCTCCGCCAGCCGCCGCGCGAGCCCCGCCCGCGCCGCGGCCCGGCCCCGCCGCCCCCGGTGGTTCACGCCGACGCCGGCTGCGGCAGGGCGGCCGTAATCGTCTCGCTGGAGCCGATCCGCGGCCGCTGCCGCGACACGCCGAAGGTGGACCGCTTCTCCGTCTGGCGGGACGGCGCCCACGCGATCTGGCTGGGGCGGGAAGGGGCCACGATCCTCTCGGACCGCGCCCATCGCGGCGACCGCCCCTGGGTGCCACCCGTGCCGACACCCCGCGCCCAGCCGCAGGAGGAACCCCCGGCGGAGACGGAGTAG
- the tyrS gene encoding tyrosine--tRNA ligase, with translation MNEFLHLARERGYIHQVTDEAALTARMQQGVLPAYCGFDCTADSLHVGHLLPIMLLRLLQRCGHKPVALLGGGTTKIGDPSFRDTQRPLLDDAQIEVNKAGIRRSFDAFLRFGDSAGDAIMLDNAAWLDGLAYIPFLREVGRHFSVNRMLTLDSVRTRLEREQAFSFLEFNYMLLQSYDFLELRRRHGVGLQLGGSDQWGNIIMGVELNRRADAAEVFGATTVLLTTASGAKMGKTASGAVWLNPERLSPYDYWQFWRNTEDADVGRFLRLFTDMPIAECERLGALQGAEINDAKKVLATEATALLHGRAAADAAAETARATFEAGQAAETLPTITAALPAGLLDLAVAAGLAASKGEARRLVGQSGLRLNDEAVTDIAREVTAEDLRDGAAKLSAGRKRHVLVRPG, from the coding sequence ATGAACGAGTTCCTGCACCTCGCCCGCGAGCGGGGCTACATCCACCAGGTGACGGACGAGGCGGCGCTGACCGCCCGGATGCAGCAGGGCGTGCTTCCGGCCTATTGCGGCTTCGACTGCACGGCGGACAGCCTGCATGTCGGCCATCTCCTGCCGATCATGCTGTTGCGCCTGCTGCAACGCTGCGGCCACAAGCCCGTGGCGCTGCTGGGTGGTGGCACGACGAAGATCGGCGACCCCTCCTTCCGGGACACGCAGCGCCCGCTGCTGGATGATGCCCAGATCGAGGTGAACAAGGCCGGCATCCGCCGCAGCTTCGACGCCTTCCTCCGCTTCGGGGACAGCGCCGGCGACGCGATCATGCTGGACAACGCGGCCTGGCTGGACGGGCTGGCCTACATCCCCTTCCTGCGCGAGGTCGGGCGGCACTTCAGCGTGAACCGGATGCTGACGCTGGACAGCGTGCGGACGCGGCTGGAGCGGGAGCAGGCCTTCTCCTTCCTCGAGTTCAACTACATGCTTCTCCAGTCCTACGACTTCCTGGAGCTGCGCCGGCGCCACGGGGTGGGGCTGCAGCTCGGCGGCAGCGACCAGTGGGGCAACATCATCATGGGCGTGGAGCTGAACCGCCGCGCCGACGCCGCCGAGGTCTTCGGCGCGACCACCGTGCTGCTGACCACCGCCTCCGGCGCCAAGATGGGCAAGACCGCCTCCGGCGCGGTCTGGCTGAACCCCGAGCGCCTCTCGCCCTACGACTACTGGCAGTTCTGGCGGAACACGGAGGACGCGGATGTCGGCCGCTTCCTCCGCCTCTTCACGGACATGCCGATCGCCGAATGCGAGCGCCTGGGCGCCCTGCAGGGTGCCGAGATCAACGACGCGAAGAAGGTCCTGGCGACCGAAGCGACGGCCCTGCTGCACGGCCGCGCGGCGGCCGACGCGGCGGCGGAGACCGCCCGCGCCACCTTCGAGGCCGGGCAGGCCGCCGAGACCCTGCCGACCATCACCGCCGCCCTGCCCGCCGGCCTGCTGGACCTGGCGGTGGCCGCGGGGCTGGCCGCCAGCAAGGGCGAGGCGCGGCGCCTCGTGGGCCAGTCCGGGCTGCGGCTGAACGACGAGGCGGTGACGGACATCGCCCGCGAGGTGACGGCGGAGGACCTGCGCGACGGGGCGGCGAAGCTCTCCGCCGGGCGCAAGCGCCACGTCCTCGTGCGCCCAGGCTGA
- a CDS encoding anhydro-N-acetylmuramic acid kinase yields the protein MRTIGLMSGTSLDGVDAAYVETDGERIGRIGPSVTIPYPSSLRRELRALLDAAPALHDEGRLADPAVLEAARRLTEIHAQAVAKLNRPADLVGFHGQTILHRPSKAPGQPGHTWQIGDAALLARLTGVEVVHDFRSADVAAGGQGAPLVPVFHRVLAEALPKPVAVLNLGGVGNVTWIGPEGELVAFDTGPANGPLDDWARRSLGADYDRDGHLALAGTPDGAVLGRLMAHPYLAAPPPKSLDRLDFDAALREAGAGALSPADGAATLAAFCAVCVGAAARHFPDPPVQWLVAGGGRRNPALMKALASMLEAPVRPVEVAGWDGDALEAQAFGVLAARVARNLPLTFPGTTGAPRPLTGGRRVPAYA from the coding sequence CTGCGAACCATCGGGCTGATGAGCGGAACCTCGCTGGACGGGGTGGACGCTGCCTATGTCGAGACGGACGGGGAGCGGATCGGGCGCATCGGCCCCTCCGTGACCATCCCCTATCCCTCCAGTCTCAGGCGGGAGCTGCGGGCGCTGCTGGACGCCGCCCCCGCCCTGCACGACGAGGGCCGGCTGGCCGATCCCGCCGTGTTGGAGGCCGCCCGACGCCTGACAGAGATCCACGCCCAGGCCGTGGCGAAGCTGAACCGCCCGGCCGACCTCGTCGGCTTCCACGGGCAGACCATCCTTCACCGCCCGTCCAAGGCGCCCGGGCAGCCCGGCCACACCTGGCAGATCGGCGACGCCGCCCTGCTGGCCCGGCTGACGGGGGTGGAGGTGGTGCACGACTTCCGCTCCGCCGATGTCGCGGCCGGCGGGCAGGGGGCGCCGCTGGTGCCGGTGTTCCACCGCGTGCTGGCGGAGGCGCTGCCGAAGCCCGTGGCCGTGCTGAACCTCGGCGGGGTGGGCAACGTGACCTGGATCGGGCCGGAGGGCGAGCTCGTCGCCTTCGACACGGGCCCGGCTAACGGGCCGCTGGACGACTGGGCCCGCCGCTCCCTCGGCGCCGACTACGACCGGGACGGGCACTTGGCCCTCGCCGGCACGCCGGACGGGGCGGTGCTGGGGCGGCTGATGGCCCACCCCTACCTCGCCGCGCCGCCGCCCAAATCCCTGGACCGGCTGGATTTCGACGCCGCGCTGCGCGAGGCGGGCGCCGGCGCGCTCTCTCCGGCCGACGGCGCGGCGACGCTGGCCGCCTTCTGCGCCGTCTGCGTCGGCGCCGCGGCCCGGCACTTCCCGGACCCGCCCGTTCAGTGGCTGGTGGCGGGCGGCGGGCGGCGGAACCCCGCGCTGATGAAGGCGCTCGCCTCCATGCTGGAGGCGCCGGTGCGCCCGGTGGAGGTGGCGGGCTGGGACGGGGACGCGCTGGAGGCCCAGGCCTTCGGCGTGCTGGCAGCCCGCGTCGCCCGGAACCTGCCGCTGACCTTCCCCGGGACCACCGGGGCGCCGCGTCCCCTCACGGGTGGGCGCCGGGTGCCGGCCTACGCGTAA
- a CDS encoding alpha/beta hydrolase: MPEVMFAGPDGRLEGRYHHAKQPNAPTALVLHPHPLHGGTMNNRVVHALYERYRAMGFSTLRFNFRGVGKSQGRYDGGIGEISDATAALDFLQAVNPQASMLWVAGYSFGAYVGMQVLMRRPEMGGFVSIAAPASHYDFGFLAPCPCSGLILHGEADELVPEPSVRKLVDKLNTQKGIKIDYRTMPGAGHVFTPEQTEKVADATQDHVMTVLNRARMAMAAD; the protein is encoded by the coding sequence ATGCCCGAGGTGATGTTCGCCGGTCCAGACGGCCGGCTCGAGGGTCGCTACCACCACGCCAAGCAGCCCAATGCTCCGACTGCCCTGGTCCTGCACCCGCACCCGCTGCACGGCGGCACGATGAACAACCGGGTGGTCCACGCGCTCTACGAGCGTTACCGCGCCATGGGCTTCTCCACGCTGCGCTTCAATTTTCGCGGCGTCGGCAAGTCCCAGGGCCGCTACGATGGCGGGATCGGCGAGATCTCCGACGCCACCGCCGCGCTCGACTTCCTCCAGGCCGTGAACCCGCAGGCCTCCATGCTCTGGGTCGCCGGCTACTCCTTCGGCGCCTATGTCGGCATGCAGGTGCTGATGCGCCGGCCGGAGATGGGCGGCTTCGTCTCCATCGCGGCGCCCGCCAGCCACTACGATTTCGGCTTCCTGGCCCCCTGCCCCTGCTCCGGCCTCATCCTGCACGGCGAGGCGGACGAGCTGGTGCCGGAGCCCTCGGTGCGGAAGCTGGTGGACAAGCTGAACACCCAGAAGGGCATCAAGATCGACTACCGGACCATGCCCGGCGCCGGCCACGTCTTCACGCCGGAGCAGACCGAGAAGGTGGCGGACGCCACGCAGGACCACGTGATGACTGTGCTGAACCGCGCGCGCATGGCCATGGCGGCGGATTGA
- a CDS encoding Rrf2 family transcriptional regulator, producing the protein MRLSTRGRYAVMALTEMARRGVEGSGAPVTLAEVAQSQMLSLAYLEQLFGRLRRAGLVRSARGPGGGYRLARPAGEITVAEVVDAVEDTIAGAPEAVEAPGVPPEQRGLWRELGEQVRLFLSAITLQDVVDGRTLGRAVPVPPAPAAGGGGGGGGAAGGGAGAGG; encoded by the coding sequence ATGCGGCTCTCCACCCGCGGCCGCTACGCCGTCATGGCGCTGACGGAGATGGCCCGCCGCGGCGTGGAGGGGAGCGGCGCGCCGGTGACGCTGGCCGAGGTGGCGCAGTCGCAGATGCTCTCCCTGGCCTATCTCGAGCAGCTCTTCGGGCGGCTGCGGCGCGCGGGGCTGGTGCGGTCCGCCCGCGGCCCCGGGGGCGGCTACCGCCTGGCGCGCCCGGCGGGCGAGATCACGGTGGCCGAGGTCGTGGACGCGGTGGAGGACACCATTGCCGGCGCGCCGGAAGCAGTGGAGGCGCCGGGCGTGCCGCCGGAGCAGCGCGGCCTCTGGCGCGAGCTGGGGGAGCAGGTGCGCCTCTTCCTCTCCGCCATCACGCTGCAGGACGTGGTGGATGGCCGCACCCTCGGCCGGGCCGTGCCCGTGCCTCCGGCGCCTGCCGCTGGAGGCGGGGGCGGGGGCGGGGGTGCGGCCGGGGGCGGCGCCGGAGCGGGCGGGTGA
- a CDS encoding aminotransferase class V-fold PLP-dependent enzyme: MSLYLDANATEPLRPEAREAAIAAMELPGNPSSVHADGRAARRVLEAARARVAARFGASPRDVVFTSGGTEASALAVASLRRGRRVLAGATEHPAVLRAAWGPEEGAAPLPVLADGTLDLAALEAALAAGGPALVLLMVANNETGVIHPVAEAAAICRRHGALLHLDAVQAAGRVPLDAAALGAETMAVSGHKMGGPKGAGALILRPGLELAPLVAGGGQERGRRGGTEALPAIAGLGAAAEAADPAAALRLGRIRDAIEAGLGLPVAGAGAPRLPNTSCVALPGASSETQVIALDLAGVRVSAGAACSSGKVARSPVLAAMGLERLAGSAIRVSLPWNAPEDAAERFLAAHAAMRARLRGAGGG; the protein is encoded by the coding sequence GTGAGCCTCTACCTTGACGCCAACGCCACCGAGCCGCTGCGCCCGGAGGCGCGGGAGGCCGCGATCGCCGCCATGGAGCTGCCGGGCAATCCCTCCTCCGTCCACGCGGACGGGCGGGCAGCGCGGCGGGTGCTGGAAGCGGCGCGGGCGCGGGTGGCGGCCCGGTTCGGGGCCTCGCCCCGGGACGTGGTTTTCACCTCCGGCGGGACGGAGGCGAGCGCGCTGGCGGTCGCGTCGCTCCGCCGCGGGCGGCGCGTCCTCGCCGGCGCTACGGAGCACCCGGCGGTGCTGCGCGCGGCCTGGGGCCCGGAGGAGGGCGCGGCGCCGCTGCCGGTGCTGGCGGACGGGACCCTCGACCTCGCCGCACTCGAGGCGGCCCTGGCGGCCGGCGGGCCCGCCCTGGTCCTGCTCATGGTGGCGAACAACGAGACGGGGGTGATCCACCCCGTGGCGGAGGCGGCGGCGATCTGCCGCCGGCACGGCGCGCTGCTGCACCTGGACGCGGTCCAGGCCGCCGGGCGCGTGCCGCTGGACGCCGCGGCGCTGGGGGCCGAGACGATGGCGGTCTCCGGCCACAAGATGGGCGGGCCGAAGGGCGCGGGGGCGCTGATCCTGCGGCCCGGGCTGGAGCTGGCGCCGCTGGTGGCAGGCGGCGGGCAGGAGAGGGGGCGGCGGGGCGGCACGGAGGCGTTGCCGGCCATCGCCGGACTGGGTGCCGCCGCCGAGGCGGCCGACCCCGCGGCGGCCCTCCGGCTCGGCCGCATCCGCGACGCGATCGAGGCCGGGCTGGGCCTGCCCGTGGCGGGCGCCGGCGCGCCGCGCCTGCCGAACACGAGCTGCGTGGCGCTGCCTGGGGCGAGTTCCGAGACGCAGGTGATCGCGCTGGACCTGGCGGGGGTGCGGGTCTCCGCCGGGGCGGCCTGCTCCTCCGGCAAGGTGGCGCGCAGCCCCGTGCTCGCGGCGATGGGGCTGGAGAGGCTGGCGGGCTCGGCGATCCGGGTCTCGCTGCCCTGGAACGCGCCGGAGGACGCGGCGGAACGGTTCCTCGCGGCCCACGCCGCCATGCGGGCGCGGCTGCGGGGCGCGGGCGGGGGGTGA
- a CDS encoding aminotransferase class V-fold PLP-dependent enzyme encodes MRDAANRQAYLDNHATTPCDPRVLAAMRPWWEANFSNPASIEHAMGREAEAAVEEARAHVAALIGAEPRELVLTSGATESNNLAIKGAARFAAGQGTDRRRVITVATEHKCVLESVRDLSAEGFEPVFLPVRPDGLLDPEALRRALETPTLLVSVMAVNNEIGVVQDIGALAAMSKAAGALFHTDAAQAAGRIPLDVEGMGIDLLSLSAHKIYGPKGIGALYVRRRPRVRLVPLFSGGGQERGMRSGTLPAPLVVGFGEAARIARLEMALDEGRFRQQRERFLAALGAEVPGLQVNGSMESRVAGNINVTLPGGVDAQELMRAAPGVCVSTGSACSSASIEPSYVLRALGLPEAEARSTLRIGIGRFTSPAEVDRAAAELARAWHGLRRAAAE; translated from the coding sequence ATGAGGGACGCCGCCAACCGCCAGGCCTACCTGGACAACCACGCCACCACGCCCTGCGACCCGCGGGTGCTGGCGGCCATGCGGCCGTGGTGGGAGGCGAACTTCTCCAACCCCGCCAGCATCGAGCACGCGATGGGCCGGGAGGCCGAGGCGGCGGTGGAGGAGGCGCGCGCCCATGTGGCCGCGCTGATCGGGGCGGAGCCGCGGGAACTGGTCCTCACCTCCGGTGCCACCGAATCGAACAACCTGGCGATCAAGGGCGCCGCACGCTTCGCCGCGGGGCAGGGAACGGACCGGCGCCGCGTGATCACCGTGGCGACCGAGCACAAATGCGTGCTGGAGAGCGTGCGGGACCTCTCGGCGGAGGGCTTCGAGCCCGTTTTCCTGCCGGTGCGTCCCGACGGGCTGCTGGACCCGGAGGCGCTGCGGCGGGCGCTGGAGACGCCGACGCTACTGGTCAGCGTCATGGCCGTGAACAACGAGATCGGAGTGGTGCAGGACATCGGTGCCCTGGCGGCGATGTCGAAGGCGGCGGGCGCGCTGTTCCACACGGACGCGGCCCAGGCCGCCGGGCGGATCCCGCTGGACGTGGAGGGGATGGGCATCGACCTCCTCTCCCTCTCCGCCCACAAGATTTACGGGCCCAAGGGGATCGGCGCCCTCTACGTCCGCCGGCGGCCGCGGGTCCGGCTTGTGCCGCTGTTCTCGGGCGGCGGGCAGGAGCGGGGAATGCGCTCCGGCACCTTGCCCGCGCCGCTGGTAGTGGGCTTCGGGGAGGCGGCGCGGATTGCCCGACTGGAGATGGCGCTGGACGAGGGGCGGTTCCGCCAGCAGCGGGAGCGCTTCCTGGCCGCGCTCGGCGCTGAGGTCCCGGGACTGCAGGTGAACGGCAGCATGGAGAGCCGGGTGGCCGGCAACATTAACGTCACCCTGCCCGGCGGGGTGGACGCGCAGGAGTTGATGCGGGCGGCGCCGGGCGTCTGTGTCTCCACCGGCAGCGCCTGCTCCTCGGCCAGCATCGAGCCCTCCTACGTGCTCAGGGCGCTGGGCCTGCCGGAGGCGGAGGCGCGTTCGACCTTGCGGATCGGCATCGGCCGCTTTACCTCGCCCGCCGAAGTGGACCGGGCGGCGGCCGAGCTGGCGCGCGCCTGGCATGGGCTGCGCCGCGCGGCCGCCGAGTAG
- a CDS encoding ferredoxin family 2Fe-2S iron-sulfur cluster binding protein, with translation MPKMTFVERDGTRREVDAPMGLSVLEIAHKHGVDIEGACEGSLACSTCHVIVDESWFERLESPTEDEEDMLDLAFDLQETSRLGCQLIMTDKLDGLVVKLPAGSRNAG, from the coding sequence ATGCCGAAGATGACCTTCGTCGAGCGGGACGGCACGCGCCGCGAGGTGGATGCGCCGATGGGTCTCTCGGTGCTGGAAATCGCGCACAAGCATGGGGTGGACATCGAGGGCGCCTGTGAGGGCAGCCTCGCCTGCTCCACCTGCCACGTCATCGTGGACGAGAGCTGGTTCGAGCGCCTGGAGAGCCCGACCGAGGACGAGGAGGACATGCTCGACCTCGCCTTCGACCTGCAGGAGACCTCCCGCCTGGGCTGCCAGCTCATCATGACGGACAAGCTGGACGGGCTGGTGGTGAAGCTGCCCGCCGGCAGCCGCAACGCGGGCTGA